The sequence GGTCCACGCGGACGCTGTCCGGCTGGACCCGCTCGCTGCGCAGGGCGAGCGCCGCGTGCACCATCGAGCTGTCCGCCCCGCCCGGGCTGAGCGCCGTCACGCGCACGCAGACCGCCCGCTCACCGTACAGCGAGTAGACGTGGAGCCGGTACGCGCCCGAGGCGTCCGAAGCGGCCGGCCTGCCCTCCGGGTGGACCTCGCCCGGGCCCTCCCCGCAGATGGAGCGAAACACGGTCGCCTGGAGCTGTACACCCGCGATCGGCTGGCCGGCAGCCGATCGCACGCTCCCGTGCACGACGCCGTGGCTGCGCGCGGGAGGGCAGGCGCACATCCCGGTGGGGCTGCTGCAGGAGAGCAGGAGGGCACAGGCGGATCCGGTGAGCAGGGTGCGAGTGCGCATGGTTTTCAGGGGGTCAGGGCTGCGTCTGCCGCCGGAAGTGGAGGTGGCCGGCTTCCCCGAAGTACAGGCGGAGCTCGGCGGGCGTGGCCTCGAAGGAGTGGGCGCGCACCATCGAGCTCAGGTACCCGCCCGCCCGCTCGGCCTCGGGCCCGCCGATCAGCGTGGTCACGACCTCCTCCATGCGGATCTGCCCCGCTGGGGTGGCGGTGTACCTGCCTCCGTAGCCGTTCGGGCCCGCCGCACCCCCGAGGCGCCCCTCGGCGGTGAAGTGGACGGTGAGCTTCGCGCGCGCGGAGGAGATGGTGCCGGCGCTGGAGGCGATCCGCTCCAGCCGCCACGGGTCGCCCGGAAGCAGCGCGGGGTCCTGCGAGCCCTGGAACAGCTCGGGCTCGACCGCGGACCGGCAGGAGATCGGGGCCAGCAGGAGCAGGAGGAGCAGCAGCGTTTTCATGGGACCTTTCCGGGGGGCGGCGTGCACGATCGGGCCTCCACCCGGAGAGACGCACGGCCGTGGCCGGGCGTCACGGGAGCACCCCGGGCCGCGGTCCCCCGGCGCCGGGCCCGACCCCGCGGATCACGGGTCACTCTCTTCCTCCGCCACACCACACGGCAGGAGGTCGCATGGATCCAGGTTGCGGC comes from Longimicrobiaceae bacterium and encodes:
- a CDS encoding META domain-containing protein gives rise to the protein MKTLLLLLLLLAPISCRSAVEPELFQGSQDPALLPGDPWRLERIASSAGTISSARAKLTVHFTAEGRLGGAAGPNGYGGRYTATPAGQIRMEEVVTTLIGGPEAERAGGYLSSMVRAHSFEATPAELRLYFGEAGHLHFRRQTQP